CCGCCACGCGTCAGGAGCTGAACACTGTCGCGCAGTTCTTCGGCAAGCGCAGGTCCAAGGTTCTGTTGGCCGCAGATGCGACCGAGGCCGATGTCCGGGAGAGCGGGTTCGAGGATTATAACGTCATCAGCTTTGCCACCCATGCGCTGGTATCCGGCGAAATCCCCGGCCTGAAGGAACCGGCGCTCGTCCTGACACCACCAGACGGTGAGGCGACGTCGACCCGCAATGACGGGCTTCTGACCCAGAGCGAGATTACCGAGTACGATATTGATGGCGGCTGGGTTGTTCTGTCCGCCTGCAATACGGCGGGCGCCCGGACGCTGGGTGCGCCAGGACTGTCCGGCCTGACATCGGCCTTTCTCTATAGCGGTGCCGACACGCTGATGGTCTCGCACTGGCCCGTGCGGGACGATGCCGCCGCCTTTCTGTCGACACGCACGATTGCGGGTGCTGCGAAGGGTCTGTCACCCGAACAGGCGCTGCGCCAGGCCATGTCGGATCTGCGCGCATCTGATCTGCCGGGGGCGGACCACCCCCGTATCTGGGCCCCATTTGTTATTGTCGGGCGGTAAGCTTAGCCGTCGGACCTAGCGATCCGGGGCTTCGTCCAGCTTGCGTATTTTCGCAAGCCCCGGAAAGACCTTGCCGACAAGCGCGGCGACACCGATCGCGGCGATACCGCCTGCCGTCACGGTAAAGACCGCCCCCCATACAGCTGCCATCAGCCCGGCACGGAACTCGCCCAGCTCGTTGCTTGCACCCAGAAAGATGCCATTCACTGCATTGACCCGGCCGCGCACTTCGTCCGGCGTCCAGAGCTGTAGGATGATCTCGCGAATATAGACGCTGACCATGTCGAAAGCTCCGACCGCGATCAGCGCGGTTATGGAGAGCCAGGCAAGCCGAGACATGCCGAAAATGGCGGTCGCCAGCCCGAACAGGGCGACAGTGATGAGCAGGATCTTGCCGGCATGATCACGCACGGGAAAACGCGTCAGCACGAGCAACATGGCGATCGCACCGATACCGGGCGCCGCGCGTAACAGGCCGAGCCCCTGCGGTCCCAATTCCAGAATATCGCGCGCATAGATCGGCATGAGGGCCACCGCGCCGCCCAGCAGCACGGCGAACAGATCGAGGCTGATCGCACCCAGCACGACCTTTTCCCGCCACACATAGGAAAACCCGCCGAGCAGAACGGACAGAGATGTCGGTTCTGTTTCGATCCGCTGCGGTGGCTTCGGAATGGAGAAGATCAGAAAGCCGGACAGAAACAGCAAGACCACAGCCGTCCCGTAAGCCGTTTGCGCAGAAATCCCATAGATCAGTCCGCCCGCGGCGGGTCCTGCAATATGGGCGAGTTGCCAGCTCGCCGTGTTCCACCCGACCGCATTGGGGAAGTCCTTTTTCGGCACCAGATTGACGGCCAGTGACGAGGCGGCGGGCGTGTAGAAGGCGCGACAGACGCCGAACACGGTCAATGTTGTCAGAACGAGAACGGGATCGAAATTGCCGGTCAGCGCCAGCAGCAGGATTACCATCGCGCATAGCATTTCCAGCCAGATCGCACTGCCCATGATCAGACGCCGTCCCATCCGGTCCGAGGCAAGTCCCGCTGGAATAACCAGTAGAACGGCAGGCAGGAACTGTACCAGCCCGATCAGGCCGAGCAGCAGTGCGCTACCCGTTTCATCATAGAGCTGCCAGCCAATCGCCGTGGCCAGGATCTGCACAGCGGTTGCCGAGCAAAACCGCGCGGTAAAATAGCGCGAATAGCTGCTGTGCCGGAAGGCGGCGAACTGAT
This genomic window from Algimonas porphyrae contains:
- a CDS encoding MFS transporter, producing the protein MTGDTPQRDDQFAAFRHSSYSRYFTARFCSATAVQILATAIGWQLYDETGSALLLGLIGLVQFLPAVLLVIPAGLASDRMGRRLIMGSAIWLEMLCAMVILLLALTGNFDPVLVLTTLTVFGVCRAFYTPAASSLAVNLVPKKDFPNAVGWNTASWQLAHIAGPAAGGLIYGISAQTAYGTAVVLLFLSGFLIFSIPKPPQRIETEPTSLSVLLGGFSYVWREKVVLGAISLDLFAVLLGGAVALMPIYARDILELGPQGLGLLRAAPGIGAIAMLLVLTRFPVRDHAGKILLITVALFGLATAIFGMSRLAWLSITALIAVGAFDMVSVYIREIILQLWTPDEVRGRVNAVNGIFLGASNELGEFRAGLMAAVWGAVFTVTAGGIAAIGVAALVGKVFPGLAKIRKLDEAPDR